In one Chroicocephalus ridibundus chromosome Z, bChrRid1.1, whole genome shotgun sequence genomic region, the following are encoded:
- the LOC134508721 gene encoding gamma-secretase subunit Aph-1b-like, giving the protein MTLAVFFGCTFIAFGPALGLFLFTIARDPLRIIILIAGAFFWLVSLLLSSLIWFIAVKASDPRDEPLQKGLLIFGVMFSVLLQEAFRFLYYKLLRKAIEGLVALSEDGCSPISIQQMAYVAGVGFGLMSGAFSMINLLADALGPGTVGIHGDSQLYFLTSAFMTMVLIFLHTFWGILFFHGCEHRRWWEIMAVVVMHLAVSGSTFCNPLYVGSLVPSYLVMAAAATWAYLLSGGSAQNLRRFLLCLRSGASPQPGS; this is encoded by the exons ATGACGCTCGCCGTCTTCTTCGGGTGTACCTTCATCGCCTTCGGGCCGGCGCTCGGCCTCTTCCTCTTCACCATCGCCCGCGACCCGCTGCGCATCATCATCCTCATCGCCGG GGCTTTCTTCTGGCTGGTGTcgctgctgctctcctccctcaTCTGGTTTATCGCGGTTAAAGCCAGCGACCCCCGAGATGAGCCTTTGCAGAAGGGGCTCTTGATATTTGGGGTGAtgttctctgtgctgctgcaggaggcctTCCGCTTCCTCTACTACAAGCTCCTCAG GAAGGCCATCGAGGGGCTGGTAGCCCTCAGCGAGGACGGCTGCTCCCCCATTTCCATCCAGCAAATGGCATATG TGGCTGGTGTGGGCTTTGGGCTCATGAGCGGCGCTTTCTCCATGATCAATCTCCTGGCAGACGCATTAGGGCCCGGCACCGTGGGCATCCATGGGGATTCACAGCTCTACTTCCTGACCTCAG CTTTTATGACCATGGTGCTGATTTTCCTTCACACCTTCTGGGGGATCCTCTTCTTCCACGGCTGTGAGCACCGTCGCTGGTGGGAGATCATGGCAGTCGTTGTCATGCACCTCGCTGTTTCGGGGTCG ACGTTTTGCAACCCCCTGTACGTGGGCAGTCTGGTGCCCTCCTACCTGgtgatggctgctgctgccacctgggCTTACCTGCTCTCGGGGGGATCTGCCCAGAACCTGCGGCGCTTCCTGCTCT GTCTAAGGAGCGgagccagcccccagccaggATCCTGA